A single genomic interval of Daucus carota subsp. sativus chromosome 1, DH1 v3.0, whole genome shotgun sequence harbors:
- the LOC108223294 gene encoding uncharacterized protein LOC108223294, with protein MCGEVVTEKRKIDKTLSTFHPNNINLAEMYRERKFTKFGDLLSTLLVAEQNHELVIKNHQSRPTGSAPLPEVNNTTFQQNVRGKGHRGGRGHGRYRGRSRGRGRGHFRPYNSSSHQKWQPETQSKRKAPQGGKTDNLCHKCGMEGHWSRNCYIPQHLVDLYQSSKRSKGKMVETNFANNLDDSLIIATGGISVNGPNNETPIWEAED; from the coding sequence ATGTGTGGTGAAGTTGTTACTGAGAAAAGAAAGATCGACAAAACATTATCTACTTTTCATCCCAATAATATCAACTTAGCCGAGATGTACAGGGAGCGCAAGTTTACCAAGTTTGGGGATCTCCTTTCAACCCTCCTTGTTGCCGAGCAGAATCATGAATTGGTGATTAAGAATCATCAATCCCGTCCAACGGGATCTGCTCCTTTACCAGAAGTAAATAACACGACATTCCAGCAGAATGTACGTGGAAAAGGGCATAGAGGTGGACGAGGCCATGGTCGCTACCGTGGACGAAGCCGTGGTCGTGGGCGTGGGCATTTTCGTCCTTATAATAGCTCTAGTCACCAGAAGTGGCAACCTGAAACACAGAGCAAAAGAAAGGCACCACAAGGAGGGAAAACTGACAATTtatgtcacaagtgtggaatgGAAGGGCATTGGTCACGTAATTGTTATATCCCACAACATCTTGTTGATTTATATCAGTCATCTAAAAGATCGAAAGGGAAAATGGTGGAAACCAATTTCGCCAACAACTTAGATGATTCCCTCATAATAGCAACCGGAGGAATAAGTGTTAATGGCCCTAATAATGAAACTCCCATATGGGAGGCTGAGGATTAG